A single window of Magnetococcus marinus MC-1 DNA harbors:
- the rpsF gene encoding 30S ribosomal protein S6, with product MAFYESIYILRADLTTEQVELVNKRFSDNVAATGGKVVRTELWGRRQLAYLVKKNVKGFYVFHILEGEGSMVHDLEAKLGIDEDVLKFQHVRIEDVSDKASPLAPCEEKGEEGKAEDAADELTTFGMADDDDLGDDDDTVEAGI from the coding sequence GTGGCATTCTATGAGAGTATCTACATCCTCAGGGCTGACCTGACCACCGAACAAGTGGAACTGGTCAATAAACGGTTTTCCGACAACGTTGCAGCGACAGGCGGTAAGGTGGTACGTACCGAACTGTGGGGCCGTCGTCAGTTGGCCTATTTGGTTAAGAAAAACGTCAAGGGTTTTTATGTCTTCCATATCCTGGAAGGCGAAGGCTCCATGGTGCATGATCTGGAAGCTAAATTGGGCATTGATGAAGACGTGCTCAAGTTCCAGCATGTGCGCATCGAAGACGTCAGCGATAAAGCCTCTCCTTTAGCCCCCTGTGAAGAAAAGGGTGAAGAGGGTAAAGCCGAAGACGCCGCCGATGAGCTTACCACCTTCGGTATGGCCGATGACGACGACCTTGGCGATGATGACGATACCGTTGAGGCGGGCATCTAA
- the pgeF gene encoding peptidoglycan editing factor PgeF, with protein MFLNDLPFPAIPSISTFCSSRQGGISRGNYADLNLGDHVGDDPNAVMENRQRLQQQLHRPQLNTVYLQQVHGTTATLITDAPPKFPPQADAVVTQQADLLLAIMTADCLPVLFAHPQSGVIAAAHAGWRGARDGILENTLAGMQRLGAVPQETIAMLGPCIRQPHYEVDGAFYAQFMTDDGDNTVFFQPSPHHTERWMFDLPGYAKWRLLRAGVALPNVYDCERCTYQEETLLFSHRRATHRGHIPCGRQISGIYRRS; from the coding sequence ATGTTTCTAAACGATTTACCTTTTCCAGCTATTCCTTCAATTTCCACCTTTTGCAGCAGCCGCCAAGGTGGCATAAGCCGTGGTAATTACGCAGATCTCAATCTTGGGGATCATGTCGGTGATGATCCCAATGCGGTCATGGAGAATCGTCAACGTCTACAGCAGCAACTGCACCGACCCCAACTCAACACCGTTTATCTGCAACAGGTACACGGTACCACCGCCACCCTCATTACCGATGCCCCACCCAAGTTTCCCCCACAAGCCGATGCGGTCGTCACCCAGCAAGCCGATCTGCTGTTGGCGATCATGACCGCCGACTGCCTGCCTGTTCTGTTTGCCCACCCCCAAAGCGGCGTTATTGCCGCCGCCCACGCTGGCTGGCGCGGTGCCCGTGATGGGATTTTAGAGAACACCCTCGCTGGCATGCAGCGCCTGGGGGCCGTCCCTCAGGAAACCATCGCCATGCTGGGCCCCTGCATTCGCCAACCCCATTATGAGGTAGATGGCGCATTTTATGCACAGTTCATGACGGATGACGGCGATAACACCGTCTTTTTTCAACCCTCGCCCCACCATACCGAGCGCTGGATGTTTGACCTGCCGGGCTATGCCAAATGGCGTCTGCTGCGGGCTGGTGTGGCTTTGCCCAACGTTTACGACTGCGAACGATGCACTTATCAGGAAGAGACCTTACTGTTCAGCCATCGCCGGGCAACCCACCGCGGCCATATTCCGTGTGGTCGTCAAATAAGTGGCATTTACCGGCGATCCTGA